One region of Demequina sp. TMPB413 genomic DNA includes:
- a CDS encoding lanthionine synthetase LanC family protein has protein sequence MEIARAVLERTAHPDFVFDPATAPSAEVLDTDGNSVVLRDTVSYENGASGVLLLAHLLDDREAVLEYTQWIEDRLPTALNHRLPGAQSALVGADVAAHLAAPDSGLAHLAGRIRGLLQRKADSEIVALESATRRGIGSPAFWTSDTLTGLGRSLVILANSNDQDSSERLSRGAEVLGALLDPDENGMVGRVQGPPFFGREGDRIESHWNLGFAHGATGTAFALVRVGEFLRREQRPTTGVEASLRTYYEWLHTWFEDLSIPMYGHTQENAVEFVWNGGVPSWCYGTTGHALLMFAVGSFLEDSAIVDHGIELALLSAERIDSLADNSLCHGVAGVLGVLTSGRSVSNDSRLEEAESLVRNRVIASFKPQSLYGFDYTPPGISTPASVPGLLNGAAGIAIAVWQSQHGASEVDGAPWLGAPQSLRD, from the coding sequence CTCGGCAGAGGTCCTGGACACAGATGGAAACTCGGTCGTACTCCGGGACACGGTGTCGTACGAGAACGGCGCATCGGGCGTCCTGTTACTGGCTCACTTGCTCGATGATCGTGAAGCGGTCCTTGAATACACACAATGGATCGAGGATCGGCTCCCAACGGCTCTCAATCACAGGTTGCCCGGGGCCCAAAGTGCGCTTGTTGGAGCAGATGTCGCGGCGCACCTTGCCGCACCAGACTCCGGTTTGGCGCATCTCGCCGGGCGGATCAGAGGGTTGCTACAGAGAAAGGCCGACTCGGAAATCGTTGCGCTCGAGAGCGCGACGAGGAGGGGAATAGGCTCGCCAGCATTTTGGACCAGTGACACGCTAACGGGCCTTGGTCGATCTCTCGTGATCCTTGCCAATTCAAACGACCAAGACTCGTCCGAGCGTCTCTCCCGTGGAGCCGAGGTACTCGGTGCGCTTCTCGACCCGGATGAGAATGGGATGGTGGGCCGCGTTCAAGGTCCGCCCTTTTTCGGACGAGAAGGCGACCGCATTGAGTCGCACTGGAACCTCGGCTTCGCGCATGGGGCTACCGGAACTGCTTTTGCGTTGGTGCGCGTAGGGGAATTTCTTCGGCGTGAGCAAAGGCCAACTACAGGCGTGGAAGCTTCATTGCGTACGTACTATGAGTGGCTTCATACGTGGTTTGAGGACCTAAGTATCCCAATGTACGGGCACACTCAAGAGAATGCTGTGGAGTTTGTCTGGAATGGCGGCGTCCCATCATGGTGCTACGGAACGACAGGACATGCTCTTCTGATGTTCGCCGTCGGTAGTTTTCTGGAAGACAGCGCAATCGTTGATCACGGTATCGAGCTTGCGTTGCTTTCCGCGGAACGTATAGATTCTCTCGCGGACAATAGTCTCTGTCATGGTGTAGCGGGAGTTCTTGGCGTGCTCACCTCGGGCCGGTCTGTAAGTAACGACTCGCGGCTTGAGGAGGCCGAGTCGCTCGTCCGGAACCGCGTCATCGCGTCCTTCAAACCTCAGAGTCTCTATGGATTTGACTACACTCCCCCGGGCATAAGTACGCCGGCTTCCGTGCCGGGCCTGCTGAATGGAGCCGCAGGTATCGCGATCGCGGTATGGCAGTCGCAACACGGCGCGAGTGAGGTGGACGGCGCTCCATGGCTGGGTGCGCCGCAGTCCCTACGCGACTAG
- a CDS encoding cupin domain-containing protein, giving the protein MADDVRNVHEALSTIATPWRPHRLTSVNDYDVKVVKLHGEFVWHTHPDTDELFMVVSGRLTIQLRDRDVVLNPNDVFVVPRGVEHCPKATEEVHAILFEPQGTANTGDAGGDMTADLRELS; this is encoded by the coding sequence ATGGCAGACGACGTTCGCAACGTTCATGAGGCGCTTTCCACGATCGCTACGCCTTGGCGGCCGCACCGGCTGACAAGCGTCAACGACTACGACGTCAAGGTCGTCAAATTGCATGGCGAGTTTGTCTGGCACACCCACCCCGACACCGATGAACTTTTCATGGTGGTGAGCGGGCGACTGACGATCCAGCTTCGCGACCGCGATGTCGTCTTGAACCCGAACGACGTATTCGTGGTGCCGCGTGGCGTCGAGCACTGTCCGAAGGCCACGGAAGAGGTCCACGCGATCCTGTTCGAGCCGCAAGGCACCGCCAACACCGGGGACGCCGGAGGCGACATGACTGCGGACTTGCGAGAACTCTCCTAA
- a CDS encoding type II toxin-antitoxin system RelE/ParE family toxin, translating into MIRSFGDKATERIWNEQFTKSVDPTVQRVVLRKLEILHAARDVEDLRIPPGNRLEKLVGDRQGQHSIRVNAQWRICFVWRGGGADDVELVDYH; encoded by the coding sequence GTGATCAGGTCTTTCGGTGACAAGGCCACCGAGCGCATCTGGAACGAGCAGTTCACGAAGTCTGTTGACCCGACGGTTCAGCGCGTCGTGCTGCGCAAGCTGGAGATTCTCCACGCTGCGCGCGACGTCGAGGATCTGCGGATCCCTCCGGGGAACCGACTTGAGAAGTTGGTCGGTGACCGCCAGGGCCAGCACAGCATCCGCGTGAACGCTCAGTGGCGGATTTGTTTCGTTTGGAGAGGTGGAGGTGCGGATGATGTCGAACTCGTTGACTACCACTGA
- a CDS encoding VOC family protein encodes MGTPNLFLIHVTDIERATAFYSDLFEMEPTMVTPRYVPFEVAPGVLFALWNGHRSDAEASTPRMSEVGLMVPGGAEAVDEVYSFWAAKEVRVVQEPHDDVFGRTFVITDPDGNLIRVSPTD; translated from the coding sequence GTGGGCACACCGAACCTGTTCCTGATCCACGTCACTGACATCGAACGCGCCACCGCGTTCTACAGCGACTTGTTCGAGATGGAACCCACGATGGTCACGCCGCGCTATGTCCCCTTTGAGGTTGCGCCCGGAGTGCTGTTCGCTCTGTGGAATGGTCACCGCTCGGACGCGGAGGCGTCGACGCCGCGCATGTCCGAAGTGGGGCTCATGGTGCCTGGGGGTGCCGAGGCTGTAGACGAGGTGTATTCCTTCTGGGCGGCCAAGGAAGTTAGGGTTGTCCAAGAGCCCCACGACGATGTCTTTGGCCGCACGTTTGTGATCACGGACCCCGATGGCAATCTCATTCGCGTCTCTCCTACGGACTGA
- the ychF gene encoding redox-regulated ATPase YchF yields the protein MALTIGIVGLPNVGKSTLFNALTRATVLAANYPFATIEPNVGVVPLPDPRLNTLAEIFGSERILPATVSFVDIAGIVKGASEGEGLGNAFLANIREADAICQVTRAFVDPDVVHVDGKVDAASDIETINTELILADLQTVDKAMVRLEKEVRIKKADPSYLAAVQTAKEILESGTAISAGAKAAGLDPADVRELNLLTAKPFIYVFNTDEAGLVDEDKKAALAAQVAPAAAIFLDAKFESELVDLTEDEAREMLEANGQDESGLDQLAHVGFDTLGLQTYLTAGPKESRAWTIRKGATAPEAAGVIHTDFQKGFIKAEVVHFADLVEAGSMAAAKAAGKVRIEGKDYVMHDGDVVEFRFNV from the coding sequence GTGGCTCTTACTATCGGCATCGTCGGCCTGCCCAACGTCGGCAAATCAACCCTGTTCAATGCGCTCACGCGCGCGACGGTTCTTGCCGCGAACTACCCGTTCGCGACGATCGAGCCGAACGTCGGGGTGGTGCCTCTCCCTGACCCGCGCCTGAACACGCTTGCCGAGATCTTCGGGTCGGAGCGCATCCTCCCGGCGACGGTCTCATTCGTGGACATCGCCGGCATCGTCAAGGGCGCGTCAGAGGGTGAGGGTCTAGGCAACGCGTTCCTGGCGAACATCCGCGAGGCGGATGCGATTTGCCAAGTGACGCGCGCGTTTGTGGACCCCGATGTGGTGCACGTTGACGGCAAGGTGGACGCGGCGAGCGACATCGAGACCATCAACACCGAGCTGATCCTCGCGGACCTGCAGACAGTCGACAAGGCGATGGTGCGGCTTGAGAAGGAGGTCCGCATCAAGAAGGCAGACCCCTCGTACCTCGCTGCAGTGCAGACGGCCAAGGAGATTCTGGAGTCCGGCACAGCCATCAGTGCAGGCGCCAAGGCGGCTGGCCTTGACCCTGCCGACGTGCGCGAGCTCAACCTGCTGACGGCCAAGCCGTTCATCTACGTGTTCAACACCGACGAGGCGGGTTTGGTGGACGAGGACAAGAAGGCCGCGCTCGCCGCGCAGGTGGCGCCGGCCGCGGCCATCTTCCTTGACGCAAAGTTCGAATCCGAGCTGGTGGACCTCACCGAGGACGAAGCGCGCGAGATGCTCGAGGCGAACGGCCAGGACGAGTCAGGGCTTGACCAGTTGGCGCACGTTGGCTTCGACACGCTCGGCCTGCAGACGTACCTCACGGCTGGACCCAAGGAGTCACGCGCGTGGACCATCCGCAAGGGTGCGACGGCGCCAGAGGCCGCTGGGGTGATTCACACCGACTTCCAGAAGGGCTTCATCAAGGCGGAGGTGGTGCACTTTGCCGACCTCGTTGAAGCCGGTTCCATGGCCGCGGCGAAGGCTGCCGGCAAGGTGCGTATTGAGGGTAAGGACTACGTGATGCACGACGGCGACGTGGTGGAGTTCCGCTTTAACGTATAG
- a CDS encoding HigA family addiction module antitoxin produces the protein MSNSLTTTDGSRMRPIHPGEILMEDFIEGFGITQNKLAVAIGVPPRRINEIVHGKRGITADTAVRLSAYFGNSAEFWMSLQSHYELRLERRALKNQVAAITPLRVA, from the coding sequence ATGTCGAACTCGTTGACTACCACTGACGGCTCGCGGATGCGGCCCATCCATCCCGGTGAGATCCTCATGGAGGACTTCATCGAGGGTTTTGGTATCACCCAGAACAAGCTCGCCGTGGCAATCGGCGTGCCTCCACGCCGCATCAACGAGATTGTTCATGGCAAGCGTGGGATCACCGCCGATACCGCAGTGAGGCTCAGCGCGTACTTCGGAAACTCGGCGGAGTTTTGGATGAGTCTTCAGTCCCACTACGAGCTGAGGCTCGAGCGCCGGGCTTTGAAGAATCAGGTGGCGGCCATCACACCGCTGCGTGTGGCGTGA